One segment of Thermus tengchongensis DNA contains the following:
- a CDS encoding metal-dependent hydrolase: MLEIRYLGHSAVWLSDGKTKVVIDPFLTGNPMAPVGVGEVQADLILVTHAHGDHFGDAVALSKKGGTVVSTFEIATYAEKHGAKAVPMNIGGTYRFPGGWLKWFPAWHSSSFPDGTYGGMPMGVVVELGGKRVYHAGDTALFSDMRLIGELGLDLAFLPIGDHFTMGPEDALKALELLRPKKVVPIHYNTFPPIQQDGEAFAERAKEKGVEGHALKPGGVLVLD; the protein is encoded by the coding sequence ATGCTGGAGATCCGGTACCTGGGCCACTCGGCGGTCTGGCTTTCCGACGGCAAGACCAAGGTGGTGATCGACCCCTTCCTCACCGGGAACCCCATGGCCCCGGTGGGGGTGGGGGAGGTGCAGGCGGACCTCATCCTGGTTACCCACGCCCACGGGGACCACTTCGGCGACGCCGTGGCCCTCTCCAAGAAGGGGGGCACCGTGGTTTCCACCTTTGAGATCGCCACCTATGCGGAGAAGCACGGGGCCAAGGCGGTGCCCATGAACATCGGAGGCACCTACCGCTTCCCCGGAGGGTGGCTCAAATGGTTCCCCGCCTGGCACTCCTCTAGCTTCCCCGACGGCACCTATGGGGGCATGCCCATGGGGGTGGTGGTGGAGCTTGGCGGCAAGCGCGTGTACCATGCCGGGGACACCGCCCTCTTTTCCGACATGCGCCTCATCGGGGAGCTGGGCCTGGACCTGGCCTTTTTGCCCATCGGCGACCACTTCACCATGGGACCCGAGGACGCCCTCAAGGCCCTGGAGCTTCTGCGCCCCAAGAAGGTGGTGCCCATCCACTACAACACCTTCCCCCCCATCCAGCAAGACGGGGAGGCCTTCGCCGAGAGGGCCAAGGAAAAGGGCGTGGAGGGCCATGCCCTGAAACCGGGAGGTGTGTTGGTCCTTGACTAG
- a CDS encoding V-type ATP synthase subunit I, which translates to MIAPMEKLVLAGPKAKAQELLHSLQQAGVVHLETLRVEELAEYRLSQEEREELRRWEGVAAGAEHTLTLLGREVEPTRPFPDGLEAAEKALSPIQAHAEGLARQRQELEEELALVQAYLEPLEKLAAMAQGLDRSAFFRVVPFLIAEKELPLVEEALKKALGVDGERFILASEPYSKGVAGLLVVHRKDLEAAKAALSRAGVAELRLPGNYGDLPLSEATRRLKERAEAAPKELSEVRQALYRLAQEASSTLQSLWTRAKDEAARLKALEELASGRFGFALLGYVPVKAKGRVEEALARHKDRVIYAFEPVDEHHEADHVPVALDNPPWVKPFELLVSFLNTPKYGSLDPTPVVPIFFPFWFGMIVGDIGYALLFLLLGRWLSGFVKRNEPLVIDLFALRLKPAVIGKLVYILNWMVFWTVVWGFVYGEFFGTFLEHLGVFGTPEHPGLIPILIPRIDTAKTANLLILLSVAFGVVMVFWGLALRAYLGLKHHHMGHFWEGVGYLGGLVGILALAASYLGNLQAGWLSVLMYLGFGVFLLAVLMSRMWLMIPEIFTQAGHILSHIRIYAVGAAGGILAGLLTDVGFALAERIGLLGVLLGIGVAGVLHLLILLLTTLGHMLQPIRLIWVEFFTKFGFYEENGRPYRPFKSVRETL; encoded by the coding sequence GTGATCGCCCCCATGGAGAAGCTGGTCCTGGCCGGGCCCAAGGCCAAGGCCCAGGAGCTTCTCCACAGCCTCCAGCAGGCAGGGGTGGTCCACCTGGAAACCCTCCGGGTGGAGGAGCTTGCTGAGTACAGGCTTTCCCAGGAGGAGCGAGAGGAACTCAGGCGCTGGGAAGGGGTGGCGGCGGGGGCCGAGCACACCCTCACCCTCCTGGGCCGGGAGGTGGAGCCCACAAGGCCCTTCCCCGATGGGCTAGAGGCGGCGGAAAAGGCCCTTTCCCCCATCCAGGCTCACGCGGAGGGCCTCGCCCGGCAACGGCAGGAGCTGGAGGAGGAGCTTGCCCTGGTCCAGGCCTACCTGGAACCCTTGGAAAAGCTTGCCGCCATGGCCCAGGGACTGGACCGAAGCGCCTTCTTCCGGGTGGTACCCTTTTTGATCGCGGAAAAAGAGCTTCCCCTGGTGGAGGAGGCCTTGAAAAAGGCCTTGGGGGTAGACGGGGAGCGGTTCATCCTGGCCAGCGAGCCCTATTCCAAAGGGGTTGCCGGGCTTCTCGTGGTGCACCGGAAGGACCTCGAGGCGGCCAAGGCGGCCCTTTCCCGGGCCGGGGTGGCGGAACTCCGCCTCCCTGGCAACTACGGGGATCTTCCCCTAAGCGAGGCCACCCGCCGGTTGAAGGAGCGGGCCGAGGCTGCCCCCAAGGAGCTTTCCGAGGTGCGCCAGGCCCTTTATCGGCTGGCCCAGGAGGCCTCCTCCACCCTGCAAAGCCTCTGGACCCGGGCCAAGGACGAGGCGGCTCGGCTTAAGGCCTTGGAGGAGCTGGCCTCAGGCCGGTTCGGCTTTGCCCTTTTGGGCTACGTGCCGGTGAAGGCCAAGGGCCGGGTGGAGGAGGCCTTGGCCCGCCACAAGGATCGGGTGATCTACGCCTTTGAGCCGGTGGACGAGCACCACGAGGCGGACCACGTTCCCGTGGCCCTGGACAACCCTCCTTGGGTCAAGCCCTTCGAGCTTTTGGTGAGCTTCCTCAACACCCCCAAGTACGGCTCCCTAGACCCCACTCCGGTGGTGCCCATCTTCTTCCCCTTCTGGTTCGGCATGATCGTGGGGGACATAGGGTATGCCCTTCTCTTCCTGCTTCTCGGGCGCTGGCTCTCCGGGTTCGTGAAACGGAATGAGCCTCTGGTCATCGATCTTTTTGCCCTGAGGCTCAAGCCCGCCGTCATTGGGAAGCTGGTCTACATCCTTAACTGGATGGTCTTCTGGACGGTGGTTTGGGGCTTCGTCTACGGGGAGTTCTTCGGCACCTTCCTGGAGCACCTAGGGGTGTTCGGCACCCCCGAGCACCCGGGTCTCATCCCCATCCTCATTCCCCGCATCGACACGGCCAAGACCGCCAACCTGCTCATCCTCCTTTCCGTGGCCTTCGGGGTGGTCATGGTCTTCTGGGGCCTGGCCTTGAGGGCCTACCTGGGTCTGAAGCACCACCACATGGGCCACTTCTGGGAGGGCGTGGGGTACCTGGGGGGCTTGGTGGGCATCCTGGCCCTGGCGGCCTCCTACCTGGGGAACCTCCAGGCCGGCTGGCTTTCCGTGCTCATGTACCTGGGCTTTGGCGTGTTCTTGCTTGCGGTTCTTATGAGCCGAATGTGGCTCATGATCCCGGAGATCTTCACCCAGGCGGGGCACATCCTCTCCCACATCCGTATCTACGCGGTGGGGGCTGCTGGGGGTATCCTGGCGGGTCTTCTCACCGATGTGGGCTTTGCCCTGGCGGAGCGGATCGGGCTTCTGGGCGTGCTTCTGGGCATTGGGGTGGCAGGGGTTTTGCATCTCCTGATCCTGCTTCTCACCACCCTGGGCCACATGCTCCAGCCCATCCGTCTTATCTGGGTGGAGTTCTTCACCAAGTTCGGTTTCTACGAGGAGAACGGCAGGCCTTACCGGCCGTTCAAGAGCGTCCGCGAGACGCTTTAG
- the atpF gene encoding V-type ATP synthase subunit F — protein sequence MAVIADPEAAQGFRLAGLEAYAAASAEEARARLENLVQAGGYALVAVDQGLLPEPEKAVERLMRGKDLPVLLPIAGLKEAFQNPDVEGYMRELVKRTIGFDIKL from the coding sequence ATCGCGGTGATCGCTGACCCTGAGGCGGCGCAGGGGTTTAGGTTGGCGGGCCTCGAGGCCTACGCCGCTGCCTCGGCGGAGGAGGCCCGGGCCCGGCTGGAAAACCTGGTTCAGGCCGGGGGGTACGCCCTGGTGGCCGTGGACCAGGGGCTTTTGCCGGAGCCGGAAAAGGCGGTGGAGCGGCTCATGCGGGGCAAGGACCTTCCCGTGCTCCTGCCCATAGCTGGGTTGAAGGAAGCCTTCCAGAACCCCGATGTGGAGGGGTACATGCGGGAGCTGGTCAAGAGGACCATAGGCTTTGACATCAAGCTGTAG
- a CDS encoding DUF3248 domain-containing protein — protein sequence MEKDLLEALGQHLVWRIGRAEEEEVLVVRVGLASATPRFRELPRLMNIPDAEVARLAKEGRVRVEWVEG from the coding sequence GTGGAGAAGGACCTGTTGGAAGCCCTGGGCCAGCACCTGGTCTGGCGCATCGGCCGGGCCGAGGAGGAGGAGGTCCTGGTGGTGCGGGTGGGCCTGGCCTCGGCCACACCCCGCTTCCGGGAGCTGCCTAGGCTCATGAACATCCCCGACGCCGAGGTGGCCCGCCTGGCCAAGGAAGGCCGGGTGCGGGTGGAGTGGGTGGAAGGATGA
- a CDS encoding V-type ATP synthase subunit E, whose product MSKLEAILSQEVEAEIQALLGEARAKAEAVVAEARSKAEALLSARKRALEASLQAALRRTESAGELLLATARTEAKGEVLSQVKAKVEEALRALPDSPDWPQVLRKLAEEALAALGEPEALASHPDNLPHLEGLARERGLELRADPVLRLGVRAIGKGGRTQVENALLSRLERAWDALSSKVAQVVWG is encoded by the coding sequence ATGTCCAAACTGGAAGCGATTTTGAGCCAGGAGGTGGAGGCGGAGATCCAGGCCCTCCTGGGGGAGGCCCGGGCCAAGGCGGAGGCGGTGGTGGCTGAGGCCCGTTCCAAGGCGGAAGCGCTCCTCAGCGCCCGGAAGAGGGCCCTCGAGGCCAGCCTGCAGGCCGCCCTCCGCCGGACAGAAAGCGCCGGGGAACTCCTCCTGGCCACAGCCCGTACCGAGGCCAAGGGGGAGGTGCTCTCCCAGGTGAAGGCCAAGGTGGAGGAGGCCCTCAGGGCTTTGCCGGATAGCCCCGACTGGCCTCAGGTGTTGCGGAAACTGGCCGAGGAGGCCCTTGCGGCCTTGGGCGAGCCCGAGGCCCTGGCCTCCCATCCGGACAACCTTCCTCACCTCGAGGGTCTGGCGCGGGAGCGGGGCCTGGAGCTTAGGGCCGACCCTGTCTTGCGCCTTGGGGTGAGGGCCATCGGCAAGGGGGGCAGGACCCAGGTGGAGAACGCCCTGTTAAGCCGTCTGGAACGGGCCTGGGATGCCCTTTCCTCCAAGGTGGCCCAGGTGGTGTGGGGCTAG
- a CDS encoding V-type ATP synthase subunit B produces the protein MDLLKKEYTGITYISGPLLFVENAKDLAYGAIVEIRDGTGRVRGGQVIEVSEEYAVIQVFEETTGLDLATTSVSLVEDVARLGVSKEMLGRRFNGIGKPIDGLPPITPEKRLPIVGLPLNPVARRKPEEFIQTGISTIDVMNTLVRGQKLPIFSGSGLPANEIAAQIARQATVRPDLSGEGEKEEPFAVVFAAMGITQRELSYFIQEFERTGALSRSVLFLNKADDPTIERLLTPRMALTVAEYLAFEHDYHVLVILTDMTNYCEALREIGASREEIPGRRGYPGYMYTDLATIYERAGVVVGKKGSVTQIPILSMPDDDRTHPIPDLTGYITEGQIQLSRELHRKGIYPPIDPLPSLSRLMNNGVGKGKTREDHKQVSDQLYSAYANGVDIRKLVAIIGEDALTENDRRYLQFADAFERHFINQGQQNRSIEESLQIAWALLSMLPQGELKRISRDHIGKYYGQKLEEIWGAPQALD, from the coding sequence ATGGATCTTCTTAAGAAGGAATACACGGGCATCACCTACATCTCGGGGCCTCTCCTCTTCGTGGAGAACGCCAAGGACCTGGCCTACGGCGCCATCGTGGAAATCAGGGACGGCACGGGCCGGGTGCGGGGCGGCCAGGTGATCGAGGTTTCCGAGGAATACGCGGTCATCCAGGTGTTTGAGGAGACCACGGGGCTGGACCTGGCCACCACCAGCGTAAGCCTGGTGGAGGACGTGGCCCGGCTTGGGGTTTCCAAGGAGATGCTGGGGCGGCGCTTCAACGGGATCGGCAAGCCCATCGACGGCCTGCCCCCCATTACCCCAGAGAAGCGGCTTCCCATCGTGGGCCTGCCCCTGAACCCCGTGGCCCGGAGGAAGCCCGAGGAGTTCATCCAGACCGGCATTTCCACCATCGACGTGATGAACACCCTGGTGCGGGGGCAGAAGCTTCCCATCTTCTCCGGCTCGGGCCTTCCCGCCAACGAGATCGCTGCCCAGATCGCCCGCCAGGCCACGGTGCGCCCCGATCTCTCCGGGGAAGGGGAGAAGGAGGAGCCCTTCGCCGTGGTCTTCGCCGCCATGGGCATCACCCAGCGGGAGCTCTCCTACTTCATCCAGGAGTTCGAGCGCACGGGGGCCCTTAGCCGCTCCGTCCTCTTCCTCAACAAGGCGGACGACCCCACCATCGAGCGCCTTCTCACCCCCCGCATGGCCCTCACCGTGGCCGAGTACCTGGCCTTCGAGCACGACTACCACGTGCTGGTCATCCTCACGGACATGACCAACTACTGCGAGGCCCTGCGGGAGATCGGGGCGAGCCGCGAGGAGATCCCCGGGCGGCGTGGCTACCCCGGTTACATGTACACCGACCTGGCCACCATCTACGAGCGCGCTGGGGTGGTGGTGGGCAAGAAGGGCTCGGTAACCCAGATCCCCATCCTCTCCATGCCCGACGACGACCGCACCCACCCCATCCCCGACCTCACCGGCTACATCACCGAGGGGCAGATCCAGCTCTCCCGGGAGCTCCACCGCAAGGGCATCTACCCGCCCATCGACCCCCTGCCCTCCCTTTCCCGGCTCATGAACAACGGGGTGGGCAAGGGCAAGACCCGGGAGGACCACAAGCAGGTGTCCGACCAGCTCTACTCCGCCTACGCCAACGGGGTGGACATCCGCAAGCTGGTGGCCATCATCGGCGAGGACGCCCTCACGGAGAACGACCGCCGTTACTTGCAGTTCGCCGACGCCTTTGAGCGGCACTTCATCAACCAGGGCCAGCAGAACCGCTCCATCGAGGAGAGCCTGCAGATCGCCTGGGCCCTGCTTTCCATGCTGCCCCAGGGAGAGCTTAAGCGGATCTCCCGCGACCACATCGGCAAGTACTACGGGCAGAAGCTGGAGGAGATCTGGGGTGCTCCGCAAGCCCTGGACTAA
- a CDS encoding V-type ATP synthase subunit A, producing MIQGVIQKIAGPAVIAKGMTGARMYDICKVGHEGLVGEIIRLDGDTAFVQVYEDTSGLKVGEPVVSTGLPLAVELGPGMLNGIYDGIQRPLERIRERTGIYITRGVVVHALDREKKWAWTPKVKPGDEVRGGMVLGTVPEFNFTHKILVPPDVKGRVKEVKPAGEYTVEEPVVVLEDGTELRMYHTWPVRRARPVQRKLDPNTPFLTGMRILDVLFPVAMGGTAAIPGPFGSGKTVTQQSLAKWSNADVVVYVGCGERGNEMTDVLVEFPELTDPKTGGPLMHRTVLIANTSNMPVAAREASIYVGVTIAEYFRDQGFSVALMADSTSRWAEALREISSRLEEMPAEEGYPPYLAARLAAFYERSGKVITLGGEEGAITIVGAVSPPGGDMSEPVTQSTLRIVGAFWRLDASLAFRRHFPAINWNGSYSLFTSALDPWYREHVAPDYPELRDAISELLQREAGLQEIVQLVGPDALQDAERLVIEVGRIIREDFLQQNAYHEIDAYCSMGKAYGIMKMILGLYKEAEAAIRRGVTVDEILQLPVIERIGRARYVSEQDFPRYFEETMKEIEGAFKALA from the coding sequence ATGATCCAGGGCGTGATCCAGAAGATTGCGGGCCCGGCAGTGATCGCCAAGGGCATGACCGGGGCCCGCATGTACGATATCTGCAAGGTGGGCCACGAGGGCCTGGTGGGGGAGATCATCCGCCTGGACGGGGACACCGCCTTCGTCCAGGTCTACGAGGACACCTCTGGCCTTAAGGTAGGCGAGCCCGTGGTGTCCACGGGGCTTCCCCTGGCGGTGGAGCTGGGCCCGGGGATGCTGAATGGGATCTACGACGGCATCCAGCGCCCATTAGAGCGTATCCGGGAGAGGACCGGCATCTACATCACCCGGGGCGTGGTGGTCCATGCCCTGGACCGGGAGAAAAAGTGGGCCTGGACCCCAAAGGTCAAGCCGGGGGATGAGGTGCGGGGGGGCATGGTCCTGGGCACGGTCCCGGAGTTCAACTTCACCCACAAGATCCTGGTGCCCCCGGACGTGAAGGGCCGGGTCAAGGAGGTGAAGCCCGCTGGGGAGTACACGGTGGAGGAGCCGGTGGTGGTCCTAGAGGACGGCACCGAGCTCCGGATGTACCACACCTGGCCCGTGCGCCGCGCCCGGCCCGTGCAGAGGAAGCTCGACCCCAACACCCCCTTCCTCACGGGCATGCGCATCCTGGACGTCCTCTTCCCCGTGGCCATGGGGGGCACCGCGGCCATCCCCGGGCCCTTTGGCAGCGGGAAGACGGTGACCCAGCAGTCCCTGGCCAAGTGGTCCAACGCCGACGTGGTGGTCTACGTGGGCTGCGGGGAGCGGGGCAACGAGATGACGGATGTGTTGGTGGAGTTCCCCGAGCTCACCGACCCCAAGACCGGGGGGCCTCTGATGCACCGCACGGTGCTCATCGCCAACACCTCCAACATGCCCGTGGCCGCCCGCGAGGCCAGCATTTACGTGGGGGTGACCATCGCCGAGTACTTCCGCGACCAGGGCTTCTCCGTGGCCCTCATGGCCGACTCCACCAGCCGCTGGGCCGAGGCCCTGCGGGAGATCTCTAGCCGCCTGGAGGAGATGCCCGCGGAGGAGGGTTACCCCCCCTACCTGGCCGCCCGGCTGGCCGCCTTCTACGAGCGCTCGGGGAAGGTGATCACCCTGGGGGGCGAGGAGGGAGCCATCACCATCGTGGGGGCCGTTTCCCCTCCCGGCGGCGACATGTCCGAGCCCGTCACCCAGTCCACCCTGCGCATCGTGGGGGCCTTCTGGCGGCTGGATGCCTCCCTGGCCTTCCGCCGCCACTTCCCGGCCATCAACTGGAACGGGTCCTACTCCCTCTTCACCTCGGCCCTGGACCCCTGGTACCGGGAGCACGTGGCCCCTGACTATCCGGAGCTTCGCGACGCCATCTCCGAGCTCCTGCAGAGGGAGGCGGGCCTGCAGGAGATCGTGCAGCTGGTGGGTCCCGATGCGCTGCAGGACGCCGAGCGCCTGGTCATCGAGGTGGGGCGCATCATCCGCGAGGACTTCTTGCAGCAGAACGCCTACCACGAGATCGACGCCTACTGCTCCATGGGGAAGGCCTACGGCATCATGAAGATGATCCTGGGTCTGTACAAGGAGGCGGAGGCGGCCATCCGGCGAGGGGTTACCGTGGACGAGATCCTGCAGCTTCCGGTGATCGAGCGCATCGGCCGGGCCCGCTACGTGAGCGAGCAGGACTTCCCCCGCTACTTTGAGGAAACCATGAAGGAGATCGAGGGAGCCTTCAAGGCCTTGGCCTAG
- a CDS encoding DUF3809 family protein gives MKARLHLVLNGHPSQGLPLELQLEGNEVRGVFRQENPVLGEVVLPFASRLEGERLEAKLLPPPSLKVEGRVFSGRKGLELELELSLVLPEGETWGERAFARILELLFYKSLERSLSQMPSPPI, from the coding sequence ATGAAGGCCAGGCTGCACCTCGTCCTGAACGGCCACCCCTCCCAGGGGTTACCCCTGGAACTCCAGCTGGAAGGAAACGAGGTCCGTGGGGTCTTCCGGCAGGAAAACCCCGTGCTGGGGGAAGTGGTCCTTCCCTTCGCCTCGAGGCTTGAGGGAGAGCGCCTCGAGGCCAAGCTCCTCCCTCCACCTTCCCTCAAAGTGGAGGGCCGGGTGTTTTCGGGCAGGAAGGGGCTGGAGCTAGAACTGGAGCTCAGTTTGGTCCTCCCCGAGGGAGAAACCTGGGGGGAGCGGGCCTTCGCCCGCATCCTGGAACTCCTCTTCTATAAAAGCCTAGAGCGGTCCCTTTCCCAAATGCCCTCCCCTCCGATATAG
- a CDS encoding class I SAM-dependent rRNA methyltransferase, translating to MRILVNEKGAQRLLARHLWVFRRDVLSGPEEPGLYPVYWGKRFLALALFNPTSDLSVRAYRFRPARDPAEALLDNLEKALVRRLPALEKEPEGGFRLAHAEGDFLPGLVVDYYAGHLVLQTTAYAWEALLPQVAERLKPLAKSLLAKNDARVRELEGLPLYVRPLLGRAPERVAVKEGRIRYLVDLTGGQKTGAYLDQRDNRILMENFRGERALDVFSYTGSFGLHLALGFQEVISVDSSAEALRQAEENARLNGLTLKTVEANAFDHLRALEKARERFDLIVLDPPAFAKAKKDLERAYRAYKEVNLRAIKLLKEGGLLATSSCSHHLTEPLFYQMLAEAAEDAHRSLRVVEKRGQGWDHPILLNHPETHYLKFALLEVL from the coding sequence ATGCGGATTCTCGTCAACGAAAAAGGAGCCCAGCGCCTCCTGGCCCGGCACCTTTGGGTCTTTCGCCGCGATGTGCTTTCGGGCCCCGAGGAGCCGGGCCTTTACCCCGTTTACTGGGGCAAGCGCTTTCTGGCCCTAGCCCTTTTCAACCCCACCAGCGACCTCAGCGTGCGGGCCTACCGCTTCCGTCCCGCAAGGGACCCAGCGGAGGCGCTTTTGGACAACCTGGAGAAGGCCTTGGTCCGGCGTCTCCCCGCATTGGAAAAGGAGCCCGAAGGGGGTTTCCGCCTGGCCCACGCCGAAGGGGACTTCTTGCCGGGTCTGGTGGTGGACTACTACGCCGGCCACCTGGTCCTGCAGACCACCGCCTACGCCTGGGAAGCCCTCTTGCCCCAGGTGGCCGAGAGGCTCAAACCCCTGGCCAAAAGCCTCCTGGCCAAAAACGACGCCAGGGTCCGGGAACTCGAGGGCCTCCCCCTTTACGTCCGGCCCCTCCTGGGCCGGGCCCCCGAACGGGTAGCGGTGAAGGAGGGCCGGATCCGCTACCTCGTGGACCTCACAGGAGGCCAGAAGACCGGGGCCTACCTGGACCAGCGGGACAACCGGATCCTTATGGAAAACTTCCGGGGAGAAAGGGCCCTGGACGTGTTCAGCTACACGGGTAGCTTCGGCCTCCACCTGGCCTTGGGCTTCCAGGAGGTGATCAGCGTGGACAGCTCCGCCGAGGCCCTGAGGCAAGCGGAGGAGAACGCCAGGCTCAACGGGCTTACCCTCAAGACGGTGGAAGCCAACGCCTTTGACCACCTAAGGGCCCTGGAGAAGGCAAGGGAGCGGTTTGACCTCATCGTGCTGGACCCACCCGCCTTCGCCAAGGCGAAAAAGGATCTGGAAAGGGCCTACAGGGCCTACAAGGAGGTGAACCTAAGGGCCATCAAGCTCCTCAAGGAAGGGGGCCTGCTGGCCACCAGCAGCTGCAGCCACCACCTGACCGAGCCCCTCTTCTACCAGATGCTCGCCGAGGCCGCAGAAGACGCCCACCGCAGCCTGAGGGTGGTGGAAAAACGGGGGCAGGGATGGGACCATCCCATCCTGCTCAACCACCCCGAAACCCACTACCTGAAGTTCGCCCTTTTAGAAGTTCTCTGA
- a CDS encoding V-type ATPase subunit subunit G family protein, whose translation MGGLGLIKSLAEKERELLARLEAAKKEAEALVGQAEAEARVLLEEAEAKAKALEAEYREREAKETEAILARYRAQAEAEAKAVKEKAGARLEEAVALVLKEVLP comes from the coding sequence ATGGGAGGCCTGGGACTTATCAAGAGCCTGGCGGAAAAGGAAAGGGAGCTCCTGGCCCGCCTCGAGGCCGCCAAGAAGGAGGCCGAGGCCCTGGTGGGGCAGGCCGAGGCGGAGGCCAGGGTCCTTTTGGAGGAGGCCGAGGCCAAGGCTAAGGCCCTAGAAGCCGAGTACCGCGAACGGGAGGCCAAGGAAACCGAGGCCATCCTGGCCCGCTACCGGGCACAGGCGGAGGCCGAGGCCAAGGCGGTGAAGGAGAAAGCAGGGGCCCGGTTGGAGGAGGCCGTGGCCCTGGTTCTGAAGGAGGTTTTACCGTGA
- a CDS encoding V-type ATPase subunit, with product MADDFGYLNARVRARRSTLLKESFFQEALDLSYPDFLRLLSESVYGQDLAGQGLPEVDRAVALTQARLVGDLAGLVTGEAREAVRLLLLRNDLTNLQAVLRAKATGKPFEEVVLLPGTLKEALWRQAYEAQDAAGMAQVLSVPGHPLARSLRAVLRETQDLARMEALLAKRFFEGVAKASKALEETALRDYLALEVDAENLRTAFKLQGQDVQVETVFVRGGRFVDRVRFARLLEGDYAVLDELSGTPFAPLAGVRDLRALERRLRCLLLKEARKGASDPLGVGLVLAYVKEREWEAVRLRLLARRAYFGLPRAQVEEEVVCP from the coding sequence ATGGCGGACGACTTCGGCTACCTAAACGCCCGGGTGCGGGCCAGGAGGAGCACCCTCCTCAAGGAGAGCTTCTTCCAGGAGGCCTTGGACCTTTCCTATCCCGATTTCCTGCGTCTACTTTCCGAAAGCGTCTACGGCCAGGACCTGGCCGGCCAAGGCCTTCCCGAGGTGGACCGGGCCGTAGCCCTCACCCAGGCCCGGTTGGTGGGGGACCTGGCGGGGTTGGTCACGGGGGAGGCTCGGGAGGCGGTGCGGCTTCTCCTCCTCAGGAACGATCTCACCAACCTCCAGGCTGTCCTCCGGGCCAAGGCCACGGGGAAGCCCTTTGAAGAGGTGGTGCTTCTCCCGGGTACCTTAAAGGAGGCCCTTTGGCGGCAGGCCTACGAGGCCCAGGATGCGGCGGGGATGGCCCAGGTGCTTTCCGTGCCCGGCCATCCCCTGGCCCGGTCCTTGAGGGCGGTTCTCCGGGAAACCCAGGACCTGGCGCGCATGGAGGCCCTTTTGGCCAAGCGCTTCTTTGAAGGGGTGGCCAAGGCCTCCAAGGCCCTGGAGGAGACGGCCTTGAGGGATTACCTGGCCCTCGAGGTGGATGCGGAGAACCTGCGCACCGCCTTCAAGCTCCAGGGGCAGGATGTGCAGGTGGAAACCGTCTTCGTACGGGGTGGGCGGTTCGTGGACAGGGTCCGCTTCGCCCGGCTTCTCGAGGGGGATTACGCCGTATTGGACGAGCTTTCGGGCACCCCCTTCGCCCCTTTGGCAGGCGTGCGGGACCTCAGGGCCCTGGAAAGGCGGCTCAGGTGCCTCCTCCTGAAGGAGGCCAGAAAGGGAGCCTCCGACCCGCTGGGCGTGGGATTGGTGCTGGCCTATGTGAAGGAGCGGGAGTGGGAGGCCGTGCGGCTTAGGCTTCTGGCCAGGCGGGCCTACTTCGGCCTTCCCCGGGCCCAGGTGGAGGAGGAGGTGGTCTGCCCATGA
- a CDS encoding F0F1 ATP synthase subunit C, whose protein sequence is MKKLLVTVLVAVFGALAFAAEEAASGGLDRGLIAVGMGLAVGLAALGTGVAQARIGAAGVGAIAEDRSNFGTALIFLLLPETLVIFGLLIAFILNGKL, encoded by the coding sequence ATGAAGAAGCTTCTGGTTACGGTTCTGGTGGCGGTTTTCGGCGCTCTGGCTTTTGCGGCGGAAGAGGCGGCCTCCGGGGGCCTGGACCGAGGCCTTATCGCCGTGGGGATGGGCCTGGCGGTGGGCTTGGCGGCTTTGGGCACCGGCGTGGCCCAGGCCCGCATCGGTGCGGCGGGCGTGGGGGCCATCGCCGAGGACCGGAGCAACTTTGGTACCGCCCTGATCTTCCTCCTCCTGCCCGAAACCCTGGTGATCTTCGGCCTCCTCATCGCCTTCATCCTGAACGGCAAGCTCTAA